A stretch of the Ctenopharyngodon idella isolate HZGC_01 chromosome 14, HZGC01, whole genome shotgun sequence genome encodes the following:
- the hrh2a gene encoding LOW QUALITY PROTEIN: histamine receptor H2a (The sequence of the model RefSeq protein was modified relative to this genomic sequence to represent the inferred CDS: deleted 1 base in 1 codon), with translation MTSQIALAVTLSVLILLTVSGNILVCLAVYSTRRLRNVTNCFIVSLAITDFLLGALVLPFSTLYQVTGDWPLGAHFCNIYISLDVMLCTASILNLFAISLDRYFAVTAPLRYPMLLLPWRVGVILATIWLVSVGVSFVPIHLGWNTRDLSVQNIREGDPARDCRFELNPTYVLVDAFATFYLPLVAMCWSYHRVFLIARMQAKRIISTRRGSSSSPGATILALREHKATVTLAAVLGAFVVCWFPYFTFFTIMGIRNEDNPPRTAQSVVLWLGYANSALNPVLYAMLNRDFRSAYTKLLCGGRGCKTRTRTPISAMEVGLMSTQAPPPQMVGLRPRACVLLQEIENGKRIDSNTTTGATVTIVANGNKR, from the exons ATGACATCTCAGATAGCGCTAGCTGTAACGCTCTCCGTTCTTATCCTTCTCACAGTCAGTGGGAATATTTTGGTTTGTCTGGCTGTATACTCTACGAGACGCCTGCGTAACGTCACCAACTGCTTCATCGTCTCGCTAGCAATTACAGACTTTCTACTGGGTGCCCTCGTGCTGCCATTTTCCACACTTTACCAAGTTACGGGCGATTGGCCACTGGGGGCGCACTTCTGCAACATCTACATTTCGTTGGATGTCATGCTATGCACTGCCTCCATACTCAATCTCTTCGCTATCAGCTTGGATCGTTACTTTGCGGTCACCGCTCCGCTGCGCTACCCAATGCTTCTGCTTCCGTGGCGCGTCGGTGTGATTTTAGCGACAATCTGGCTGGTTTCGGTGGGCGTTTCATTTGTCCCCATCCACCTGGGCTGGAATACACGAGACTTGAGCGTGCAAAATATTCGAGAGGGCGAC CCTGCGCGAGACTGCCGATTCGAGTTAAATCCAACGTACGTATTGGTCGACGCCTTCGCGACATTTTATCTCCCCCTGGTGGCCATGTGCTGGAGCTACCACCGAGTTTTTCTCATTGCAAGGATGCAGGCGAAACGAATCATTTCTACTCGACGGGGTTCGTCGTCATCACCAGGGGCGACGATTCTTGCACTGCGCGAACATAAAGCCACAGTGACACTTGCGGCGGTGCTGGGTGCATTCGTGGTGTGCTGGTTCCCATATTTCACGTTTTTCACGATAATGGGGATACGCAATGAAGACAATCCGCCACGGACGGCGCAGTCGGTGGTGCTTTGGCTAGGATATGCAAACTCAGCGCTAAATCCCGTACTTTACGCCATGCTCAACAGAGACTTCAGGTCCGCTTACACCAAGCTGCTCTGTGGAGGACGAGGATGTAAAACACGGACGAGAACACCGATATCGGCaatggaggtggggctaatgaGTACACAAGCCCCTCCTCCACAAATGGTGGGGCTTCGGCCTAGAGCTTGTGTGCTGCTGCAAGAGATTGAAAACGGGAAGAGGATCGATAGCAACACAACGACTGGTGCTACAGTTACCATTGTAGCTAATGGGAATAAAAGGTAg